One genomic segment of Occultella kanbiaonis includes these proteins:
- a CDS encoding TatD family hydrolase, with amino-acid sequence MPCNLPPLDAHAHIAGDVTQAQLDALGGAVVFAMTRSVNEARYALRPAGAVAANVVWAIGVHPGVPVSLAQHSPEAFAGELDRFALAGEVGLAGRSSETQTNVFRSVLESAADHPVLVSVHSAGARTEVLDEIARHSLPGVVLHWFNGTQAEFDRAIELGCWFSVNAAMSDATLRMVPPDRLLTETDFPAARRKTLAARPGDVREIESRLVALGRTDVRTQVWRNLASLVEEAGVMTKLPSAVQQVIHSATQG; translated from the coding sequence TTGCCCTGTAATCTGCCCCCGCTTGACGCGCACGCGCACATAGCCGGAGATGTGACCCAGGCGCAGCTGGACGCGCTCGGTGGCGCGGTCGTGTTCGCGATGACCCGTTCGGTCAACGAAGCACGGTACGCACTGCGGCCTGCTGGCGCTGTCGCGGCGAACGTCGTCTGGGCGATCGGCGTTCACCCGGGTGTGCCAGTGTCGCTGGCACAGCACTCCCCGGAAGCATTCGCGGGGGAGCTCGATCGGTTCGCCCTTGCAGGTGAGGTCGGCCTGGCCGGTCGAAGTAGCGAGACTCAGACCAACGTCTTCCGTTCTGTCCTCGAGTCTGCGGCGGATCACCCGGTGCTGGTCAGCGTGCACAGCGCTGGAGCACGAACTGAGGTGCTCGACGAGATAGCGCGCCACTCGCTGCCCGGTGTCGTCCTCCATTGGTTCAACGGAACCCAGGCCGAGTTCGATCGGGCGATCGAGCTTGGGTGCTGGTTCTCGGTCAACGCCGCCATGAGTGACGCGACCTTGCGCATGGTTCCGCCCGACCGACTCCTGACCGAGACCGACTTTCCCGCCGCACGCCGTAAGACCTTGGCGGCGCGTCCGGGGGATGTTCGAGAGATCGAGAGCCGCCTCGTCGCTCTAGGCCGAACTGACGTCCGTACTCAGGTCTGGCGGAATCTCGCTTCCCTGGTGGAGGAGGCGGGCGTGATGACGAAGCTCCCTTCCGCGGTTCAGCAGGTCATCCACAGCGCTACGCAAGGATAG